Proteins encoded in a region of the Dorea longicatena genome:
- a CDS encoding TnpV protein — translation MNITYTQNGDYLIPNIIIRKTKPLGHYGRLRKAYLEMHRPILFNELVLSDKLFEHCAEIDETARNRMELIVRSLAEQNGVTEQLKAENQMEWVRQMNACKAQAEEIVKVELIYD, via the coding sequence ATGAATATCACTTACACACAGAACGGCGATTATCTTATCCCAAACATCATTATCCGCAAGACCAAGCCCCTCGGACACTACGGCAGACTTCGCAAGGCGTATCTGGAAATGCACCGTCCGATACTGTTCAATGAGCTGGTGCTATCCGACAAGCTCTTTGAGCATTGCGCCGAGATTGACGAAACAGCACGAAACCGCATGGAGCTGATCGTGCGGTCACTGGCAGAGCAAAACGGCGTGACCGAGCAACTGAAAGCCGAAAACCAAATGGAATGGGTGCGGCAGATGAACGCTTGCAAGGCACAGGCAGAGGAGATTGTGAAAGTGGAATTGATTTATGATTGA
- a CDS encoding type IV secretory system conjugative DNA transfer family protein, producing the protein MWLAGLPVIWWVAILLADAIQPGRNLFELMEVLTEKLNHPFQFHYTEYTIKSMLVCTLLYAAGIGIFYSSQKNYRRGEEHGSARWGDARQICKKYSQKPYSQNILLTQNFRISLDTHKHRRCLNILVVGGSGAGKSRGFALPNIMQCCCSMVITDPKAELLRKTGGLLEKKGYEVRVFDLINPDTSFCYNPFEYVHDDKDVLRLISNLIQNTTPKGSQSSDPFWEKSETALLQALMLYLLHEAPPEEQNFAMIMEMLGSAQVKEEDEDYESPLDILFDRLEMRDPDSIAVKQYHIYKQAAGVVCSKRLLNQAVGKSLRTHNLKPKKGAQVMRKNEKITALYERLSRDDFGKDDDQQRESNSISNQKAMLEEFAARQGFTNIVHFTDDGISGTCFDRPGFLAMMKEVEAGNVEYLCIKDMSRMGRDYLKVGQIMEILRQRGVRLIAINDGVDSARGDDDFTPFRNIMNEYYARDTSRKIRSTFQSKGKSGKHLTGTVIYGYLWNEARDQWLVDPEAAEVVKRIFAMTIEGYGPYQIASKLKSEKVLIPSAYLAQHGEGVNKNKTFKDVYGWGSSTICNILEKREYLGHTINFKTRKHFKDKKSHYVPEDEWTIFENTHEAIIDQQTFDLVQKIRGNVRRYPDGWGEAAPLTGLLYCADCGGKMYVHRTNNGKRISQYTCSQYSKVPVGKLCTTQHRINEDVVLSLVSEMLKAIAEYAKHDRAEFVRVVQEAQSSQQTAEVRKQRTRLATAKQRVSELEVLLCKIYEDNILGKLSDSRYATLDAQYEKEQTELTAEISALEKAVKSYEKHEKDADRFIALIDKYENFDKLTIAMLNEFIEKILVHERDRKGSIQTTQEVEIYFNFVGRFVPPAFGEVELTPEELEEIRKREERKDRLHQNYLKRKASGAQKRYEDKIKKRKKAEIEAKKAAIRAEDIAKGVFVPVSSLPQREPMKGVQTA; encoded by the coding sequence CCTGTCATCTGGTGGGTAGCAATCCTGCTTGCGGATGCCATCCAGCCGGGCAGGAATCTTTTCGAGCTAATGGAGGTTCTCACAGAAAAGCTGAACCATCCCTTCCAGTTTCATTATACGGAATATACCATCAAGTCGATGCTGGTCTGCACGTTACTTTACGCAGCCGGGATCGGCATTTTTTATTCCAGTCAGAAGAACTACCGCAGAGGGGAAGAACATGGCTCTGCCAGATGGGGCGATGCCCGGCAGATCTGTAAGAAATATAGCCAGAAGCCGTACTCCCAGAACATCCTGCTGACACAGAACTTCCGCATTAGCCTTGACACCCACAAGCACCGCAGATGTCTCAACATTCTCGTAGTGGGAGGCTCCGGTGCAGGAAAATCCAGAGGCTTTGCCCTGCCAAACATCATGCAGTGCTGCTGTTCGATGGTCATCACCGATCCGAAAGCCGAGCTGCTCCGAAAGACAGGCGGTCTGCTGGAAAAGAAAGGATATGAGGTGCGTGTCTTTGACCTCATCAATCCCGACACATCTTTTTGCTACAATCCATTCGAGTATGTCCACGATGACAAAGACGTGCTCCGTCTTATTTCCAATCTGATACAAAACACCACACCCAAAGGTTCCCAGTCCTCCGATCCCTTCTGGGAGAAGAGCGAAACCGCACTGCTTCAGGCACTGATGCTGTATCTGCTCCACGAAGCTCCACCGGAAGAACAGAACTTCGCCATGATCATGGAGATGTTAGGCTCGGCACAGGTAAAAGAAGAGGACGAGGACTACGAGTCCCCTCTGGACATTTTGTTTGACCGTCTGGAGATGCGGGACCCGGACAGCATTGCCGTCAAGCAGTATCACATTTACAAGCAGGCGGCAGGTGTTGTATGCTCTAAAAGACTTCTTAATCAAGCGGTTGGGAAGTCTCTTAGAACACACAACTTAAAACCGAAGAAAGGAGCGCAAGTTATGAGAAAAAACGAGAAAATCACTGCTCTGTACGAACGACTGAGCCGTGATGACTTTGGCAAAGATGATGACCAACAGCGTGAGAGCAATTCCATTTCCAATCAAAAAGCTATGTTGGAGGAGTTCGCCGCACGGCAGGGCTTTACAAACATTGTCCATTTCACAGACGATGGCATTAGCGGCACCTGCTTTGACCGCCCCGGATTTTTGGCAATGATGAAAGAGGTTGAAGCCGGGAATGTGGAGTACCTGTGTATCAAGGACATGAGTCGCATGGGTCGTGACTATCTGAAAGTCGGTCAGATTATGGAAATCCTGCGTCAGCGTGGCGTTCGCCTTATCGCCATCAATGACGGCGTGGACAGTGCCAGAGGGGACGATGATTTTACCCCTTTCCGCAACATTATGAACGAGTATTACGCCAGAGACACCAGCCGTAAAATCCGTTCCACTTTCCAGTCAAAAGGCAAGTCCGGCAAGCACCTCACAGGCACGGTCATTTACGGCTATCTCTGGAACGAAGCCAGAGACCAATGGTTGGTTGACCCCGAAGCCGCAGAGGTGGTCAAGCGCATCTTTGCCATGACGATTGAGGGTTACGGTCCGTATCAGATCGCCAGCAAACTGAAATCGGAAAAGGTGCTTATTCCGTCTGCTTACCTTGCCCAACACGGCGAGGGCGTGAACAAAAACAAGACTTTCAAAGATGTGTACGGCTGGGGTTCTTCCACCATTTGCAACATTCTTGAAAAGCGTGAGTATCTGGGACACACCATCAATTTCAAGACCCGAAAGCACTTCAAGGACAAGAAAAGCCATTATGTCCCAGAGGACGAATGGACGATTTTTGAGAATACGCACGAAGCCATTATTGACCAGCAGACCTTTGACCTTGTGCAGAAAATCCGTGGGAATGTCAGACGCTACCCGGACGGCTGGGGCGAAGCAGCTCCCCTCACGGGCTTGCTTTATTGTGCCGATTGCGGCGGCAAGATGTATGTTCACCGCACCAATAACGGCAAGCGCATTTCTCAATACACCTGTTCCCAATACAGCAAAGTCCCAGTTGGAAAGCTCTGCACGACACAGCACCGTATCAATGAAGATGTGGTACTGTCCCTTGTCTCTGAAATGCTGAAAGCCATTGCAGAGTATGCCAAGCATGACAGAGCCGAGTTTGTCCGTGTGGTGCAGGAAGCACAGTCCAGCCAGCAGACGGCAGAGGTCAGGAAACAGCGGACACGCCTTGCCACAGCAAAGCAGAGAGTTTCCGAGCTGGAAGTCCTGCTCTGCAAAATCTATGAGGACAACATTTTAGGAAAGCTGTCCGACAGCAGATACGCCACTCTGGACGCTCAATACGAAAAGGAGCAGACCGAGCTTACCGCTGAAATCTCTGCTCTGGAAAAGGCAGTCAAGAGCTACGAGAAGCACGAAAAGGACGCTGACCGTTTTATCGCTCTGATTGACAAATACGAGAACTTCGACAAGCTGACCATTGCTATGCTCAACGAGTTTATCGAGAAAATCCTTGTGCATGAGCGTGACCGCAAAGGCAGTATACAGACCACACAGGAGGTCGAGATTTACTTCAATTTTGTCGGGCGATTTGTTCCCCCGGCGTTTGGAGAAGTGGAGCTGACCCCGGAAGAATTAGAGGAAATCCGCAAACGTGAGGAACGCAAGGACAGGCTTCATCAGAACTACTTGAAGCGTAAAGCCAGCGGAGCACAGAAGCGATACGAGGACAAAATCAAAAAGCGGAAAAAGGCAGAAATCGAAGCCAAGAAAGCCGCCATTCGTGCGGAGGACATTGCAAAGGGCGTGTTCGTCCCTGTCAGCAGTTTACCGCAGAGAGAGCCGATGAAAGGAGTACAAACAGCATGA
- a CDS encoding DUF1430 domain-containing protein, with translation MKHIRNILLLITIIFAFVMQAEVYQNMLWNFNGAYYLSSRYTTTNDDMDSFLANAEDTAEKHGVHIFSTFNQRVSNYQTRLYIYGDDTVVRDSLKSTMDIEEKTYTALIGGITVIEFEDFREAKNTGNGQEIMVSYIGDDDDIIATYQDLAKEYSISQPEFWQSTETDMMFIVWGLVAILMIVLNMIEVIRRQKEVVVRASLGENAAVIALKAVVADMISYAALFVLAKLLVSQFISGAYEDHLILAVYCAGAVLSVIPYAAFVRFDVKKAFANASDKKGMFYLLNGLKVFATAMTIFTITTNLSSIQGNLLTNTTLLENHYNDYYFGVMQIEPPFEENEEESKESEFWNDLYENEYNTINPVVCIGSRISDTDNYIFVNHNARDMLQGFSDMLTEDDEKEDIVVFVPKGKNAESYKDIAKEEIDSLTQNAEELRVVYKEYSGREQFYYLNSNREEAIDGLSRATNPIVIYQANEAVALNGSYIETGTYNGEVIYGCDESTIRNAAKKYAEQLGPHYFMLTNVGEDYTYSHSFLVKLIGFISSLCVLVLLLDIAIIISEVKMEFRLNAMEISLKKVLGYRFYERHKRFISVNLLENIAVVILICIVSLFISNASVGIALLVGALLTIIEMAIIFTNVMWVEKTNISKSLKGGCL, from the coding sequence ATGAAACATATAAGAAATATATTGCTGTTGATTACGATTATTTTTGCTTTTGTTATGCAAGCTGAAGTATATCAAAATATGCTCTGGAACTTTAATGGTGCTTATTATTTATCGTCCAGATACACAACTACTAATGACGATATGGATTCATTTTTAGCCAATGCAGAAGATACAGCTGAGAAGCATGGTGTTCATATTTTTTCGACTTTTAATCAGAGAGTTTCTAATTATCAGACAAGACTTTATATTTATGGTGATGATACCGTTGTTCGGGATAGTCTTAAAAGCACAATGGATATTGAGGAAAAAACATATACGGCTTTGATAGGCGGAATCACCGTAATAGAATTTGAAGATTTTAGAGAAGCAAAAAACACAGGCAATGGACAGGAAATAATGGTCAGCTATATCGGTGACGATGATGACATTATTGCCACATATCAAGATTTGGCAAAAGAATATTCTATATCGCAGCCAGAGTTTTGGCAATCAACCGAAACTGATATGATGTTCATTGTTTGGGGCCTGGTTGCCATATTGATGATTGTACTTAATATGATTGAGGTGATACGCAGACAAAAGGAAGTAGTTGTACGAGCTTCTCTGGGCGAAAATGCTGCTGTGATTGCTCTAAAAGCTGTAGTGGCTGATATGATTTCATATGCTGCATTATTCGTCTTAGCAAAGTTGCTTGTTTCTCAATTTATATCGGGAGCGTATGAAGATCATCTCATTTTGGCAGTGTATTGTGCCGGAGCAGTTCTTTCCGTAATTCCTTATGCTGCTTTTGTCCGCTTTGATGTAAAAAAAGCCTTTGCCAATGCTTCAGATAAAAAAGGTATGTTTTATCTTCTGAACGGTCTTAAAGTATTTGCTACTGCTATGACGATTTTTACAATAACTACAAATCTCAGTAGCATTCAAGGTAATTTACTTACAAACACTACTCTTTTAGAAAATCATTATAATGATTACTATTTTGGAGTTATGCAGATTGAACCTCCTTTTGAAGAAAATGAGGAGGAATCCAAAGAGAGCGAATTTTGGAATGACCTTTACGAAAATGAATACAACACTATAAATCCGGTGGTCTGCATAGGCAGCCGGATAAGCGATACGGATAATTATATTTTTGTAAATCATAATGCCAGAGATATGCTGCAAGGGTTTTCTGATATGCTTACTGAAGATGATGAAAAAGAGGATATCGTGGTCTTCGTGCCAAAGGGAAAAAATGCGGAATCATACAAAGATATCGCAAAAGAGGAAATTGACTCTCTTACCCAAAATGCAGAAGAACTGCGTGTTGTTTATAAAGAATATTCTGGCAGAGAGCAATTTTATTATCTCAATTCGAACAGAGAAGAGGCTATTGACGGATTGTCAAGAGCAACAAATCCGATTGTTATTTATCAGGCAAATGAGGCTGTTGCTTTGAATGGAAGTTATATCGAAACAGGAACATATAATGGTGAGGTGATCTACGGATGCGATGAAAGCACAATTCGTAATGCTGCGAAAAAATATGCAGAACAGCTTGGTCCACACTATTTTATGCTGACGAATGTCGGGGAGGATTATACTTATAGTCATAGTTTCCTCGTGAAACTGATTGGCTTTATAAGCTCTCTTTGCGTATTAGTATTGCTGTTAGATATCGCTATCATCATATCTGAAGTGAAAATGGAATTTAGACTTAATGCGATGGAAATCTCCCTCAAAAAGGTTTTGGGCTATCGCTTTTATGAAAGGCACAAAAGATTTATTTCCGTTAATCTCTTAGAAAATATAGCCGTTGTGATATTGATTTGCATTGTTTCGCTTTTTATATCTAACGCAAGTGTCGGGATTGCTTTACTGGTTGGAGCATTGCTCACCATTATTGAAATGGCAATCATTTTCACAAATGTTATGTGGGTTGAAAAAACAAATATCTCAAAGTCCTTGAAAGGTGGATGTTTATGA